A single region of the Salipaludibacillus sp. LMS25 genome encodes:
- the purL gene encoding phosphoribosylformylglycinamidine synthase subunit PurL, translated as MPLRHEPSPARIKEEKIYKEMGVSDSEFHMIEEILGRQPNYTELGLFSVMWSEHCSYKNSKVLLKKFPTDGEKVLQGPGEGAGIIDIGDGQAVVFKIESHNHPSAVEPYEGAATGVGGIIRDIFSMGARPVALLNSLRFGELKNPRVKYLFEGVVSGIAGYGNCIGIPTVGGEVQFDPCYEGNPLVNAMCVGLIDHQDIQKGQAKGTGNPVLYVGASTGRDGIHGATFASEELSEASESKRPSVQVGDPFMEKLLVEACLEATKHPKLVGIQDMGAAGLTSSSAEMASKAGSGITMNLDEVPQREKAMTPYEMMLSESQERMLLVVEKGSEQDFITLFEKWGLLAKVVGEVTDNQRLTLLHDGEVVADVPVDALAEEAPVYHQPSKEPAYFSQFQQQQSYKPAVTDYAETLKQLLQQPTIASKEWVYEQYDYMVRTNTVVAPGSDAAVIRIRGTEKALAMTTDCNSRFIYLDPYEGGKLAVAEAARNLVCSGAEPLGVTDCLNYGSPEKPEIFWQLERSTDGLSEACETLETPVIGGNVSLYNETAKGAIYPTPVIGMVGLIHHLDHITKQSFRQAGDTIYLLGETTAEFCGSELQKLTEGDIFGPAPAIDLATEKHRQNAVLTAIQSGTVQSAHDLSEGGFLVALAEKAFGTPFGADVTIPDADVLSAFFSEAPSRYILTVKKENQERFEKLVPDAKAIGTVTETPVLHVAGKQGETLINESVAPLEDAWRGAISCYLK; from the coding sequence ATGCCATTACGTCATGAGCCGTCACCAGCACGGATTAAAGAGGAAAAAATATACAAAGAGATGGGTGTCAGTGATTCAGAATTTCACATGATCGAAGAGATTCTTGGCAGACAACCAAACTATACGGAACTCGGTCTTTTTTCAGTCATGTGGTCTGAGCATTGTAGCTACAAAAACTCGAAAGTGCTCTTAAAGAAATTCCCGACAGATGGTGAAAAAGTATTACAAGGTCCAGGAGAAGGTGCAGGGATTATCGACATTGGCGATGGGCAAGCAGTCGTCTTCAAAATCGAAAGTCATAATCACCCATCAGCTGTCGAGCCATATGAAGGGGCCGCAACCGGTGTAGGCGGTATTATCCGTGACATTTTTTCAATGGGGGCCCGCCCAGTTGCCTTATTAAATTCCCTTCGTTTTGGGGAGTTAAAAAACCCCCGTGTGAAATATTTATTTGAAGGGGTTGTGTCTGGGATCGCTGGTTACGGTAACTGTATTGGCATTCCGACGGTAGGCGGTGAAGTACAATTCGATCCTTGCTATGAAGGGAATCCTTTAGTTAACGCCATGTGTGTTGGGCTCATCGATCATCAAGATATCCAAAAAGGGCAGGCGAAAGGGACAGGAAATCCCGTTCTCTATGTGGGAGCTAGTACAGGACGCGATGGGATTCATGGTGCCACATTTGCGTCAGAAGAATTAAGTGAAGCGTCAGAATCGAAACGCCCATCAGTGCAAGTCGGTGACCCGTTCATGGAAAAATTACTCGTTGAAGCGTGTTTAGAAGCGACGAAGCACCCGAAATTAGTGGGTATTCAAGATATGGGAGCTGCTGGTCTTACATCGTCATCAGCGGAAATGGCCAGTAAAGCTGGCTCAGGTATCACGATGAACTTAGATGAAGTGCCACAGCGTGAAAAAGCGATGACACCTTATGAAATGATGTTGTCTGAATCACAGGAACGAATGCTTCTCGTCGTTGAAAAAGGCAGTGAACAAGATTTTATCACCCTATTTGAAAAATGGGGACTGCTCGCTAAAGTAGTCGGGGAAGTGACGGACAATCAGCGGTTAACATTGCTGCACGATGGTGAGGTAGTGGCTGACGTGCCTGTGGATGCGTTAGCTGAAGAAGCGCCTGTTTACCATCAACCATCTAAAGAACCGGCCTATTTCAGCCAGTTCCAACAGCAACAGTCTTATAAACCGGCAGTGACAGACTATGCCGAAACATTAAAGCAGCTTTTACAGCAGCCGACGATTGCCAGTAAAGAATGGGTTTATGAACAGTACGATTACATGGTAAGAACAAATACGGTGGTAGCCCCAGGATCAGATGCAGCTGTCATTCGTATCCGTGGGACAGAAAAGGCGCTTGCGATGACGACTGATTGTAACTCTCGCTTCATCTATCTTGATCCTTATGAAGGTGGGAAATTAGCCGTTGCGGAAGCAGCGAGAAACCTCGTTTGTTCTGGTGCAGAACCTTTAGGTGTCACAGATTGTCTAAATTATGGTAGCCCAGAAAAACCAGAGATTTTCTGGCAACTGGAGCGTTCCACTGACGGACTAAGCGAAGCGTGTGAGACGTTAGAAACACCGGTTATTGGTGGGAATGTTTCCTTATATAATGAGACAGCAAAAGGGGCGATTTACCCGACCCCTGTCATCGGTATGGTCGGACTCATCCATCACCTCGATCACATCACAAAGCAATCATTTAGACAAGCCGGTGATACGATTTACCTCCTTGGTGAGACAACAGCTGAATTCTGCGGCAGTGAACTGCAAAAGCTGACAGAAGGGGATATTTTCGGCCCTGCGCCAGCCATTGATTTAGCAACGGAAAAACACCGTCAGAACGCTGTATTAACAGCGATTCAGTCCGGCACTGTCCAATCAGCCCATGATTTATCCGAAGGGGGCTTTCTCGTTGCTTTAGCAGAAAAGGCGTTTGGAACGCCGTTCGGTGCTGACGTGACGATCCCGGACGCCGATGTGCTGTCAGCGTTTTTTAGTGAAGCACCATCGCGCTATATTTTAACAGTCAAGAAAGAAAATCAAGAACGATTCGAGAAACTTGTACCAGACGCAAAAGCAATTGGAACTGTGACAGAAACACCGGTGCTTCACGTGGCCGGGAAGCAGGGGGAAACCCTAATCAACGAAAGCGTCGCGCCATTGGAGGACGCTTGGAGAGGTGCCATTTCATGCTACCTGAAATAA
- the purE gene encoding 5-(carboxyamino)imidazole ribonucleotide mutase, whose amino-acid sequence MSLKVGVIMGSTSDWETMKHTADTLKELGVQFETKVVSAHRTPDLMFDYAETARERGLHVIIAGAGGAAHLPGMVAAKTTLPVIGVPVQSKALDGMDSLLSIVQMPAGVPVATVAIGKAGAINAALLAAQQLSVHEPVIAKRLQARRDKKREEIMQEGELT is encoded by the coding sequence ATGTCATTAAAAGTAGGCGTTATTATGGGGTCCACATCAGACTGGGAAACGATGAAACATACGGCTGACACATTAAAGGAGCTGGGAGTCCAGTTTGAAACAAAAGTCGTATCGGCCCATCGTACTCCCGATTTAATGTTCGATTATGCAGAAACAGCGAGGGAGCGAGGGTTACATGTGATCATTGCAGGTGCAGGTGGTGCGGCTCATCTCCCTGGTATGGTAGCAGCGAAAACCACTCTTCCGGTTATCGGGGTGCCCGTCCAATCAAAAGCATTAGACGGCATGGATTCGTTATTATCTATCGTGCAAATGCCTGCCGGCGTCCCTGTTGCCACAGTTGCCATTGGAAAAGCAGGTGCGATTAACGCAGCACTCCTTGCTGCGCAACAACTTTCAGTTCATGAACCGGTGATAGCAAAGCGCCTACAAGCGCGACGCGATAAAAAACGTGAAGAAATCATGCAAGAAGGAGAGTTGACATGA
- the purB gene encoding adenylosuccinate lyase, whose amino-acid sequence MIERYTRPEMGAIWTEQNRFQAWLEVEILACEAWAELGDIPKEDVKKIREKASFDVARIHEIEEQTRHDVVAFTRAVSETLGDERKWVHYGLTSTDVVDTALSYLLKQANDIIEKDILAFIDILKYKAIEHKTTVMMGRTHGVHAEPTTFGLKLALWYEEMKRNLERFRHAAETVRVGKLSGAVGTYANINPSVEKYVCEGLGLEASPISTQTLQRDRHAHYVATLSLIASSIEKMAVEIRSLQKSETREVEEFFAKGQKGSSAMPHKRNPIGSENMTGLARVLRGHVMTAYENIALWHERDISHSSAERVILPDATIALNYMLNRFGNIVKNLTVFPENMKRNMTRTYGLIYSQRVLLSLIDKGMARETAYDLVQPKAMEAWEKGIQFRQLVEEDEHITSQLSSEELDDCFDYKHHLKHVDTIFERLGLTN is encoded by the coding sequence ATGATTGAACGTTATACACGACCAGAAATGGGTGCGATTTGGACAGAACAAAACCGATTTCAAGCTTGGCTAGAAGTGGAAATACTCGCTTGTGAGGCATGGGCAGAATTAGGTGACATTCCGAAAGAGGACGTGAAAAAAATACGTGAAAAGGCCTCATTCGATGTGGCGCGCATTCATGAAATTGAAGAACAAACACGGCACGATGTGGTCGCCTTCACCCGAGCGGTTTCTGAAACCCTTGGTGACGAGCGTAAATGGGTGCATTACGGTCTAACGTCTACAGATGTGGTAGATACAGCCTTATCCTATTTACTGAAACAGGCGAACGACATTATAGAAAAAGATATTCTCGCCTTTATTGATATTCTCAAATATAAAGCAATCGAACATAAAACAACGGTGATGATGGGACGTACACACGGTGTACATGCAGAACCGACCACATTTGGTCTAAAGCTTGCTCTTTGGTATGAAGAGATGAAACGTAATCTTGAACGCTTCCGCCATGCAGCTGAAACAGTAAGAGTAGGGAAGCTTTCTGGTGCAGTAGGGACGTACGCTAATATTAACCCATCAGTAGAAAAGTATGTGTGTGAAGGGCTTGGTCTTGAAGCCTCTCCTATTTCTACACAAACGTTACAGCGTGATCGTCATGCCCATTATGTGGCGACATTGTCACTTATCGCATCGTCTATTGAAAAAATGGCGGTTGAAATTCGCAGTCTGCAAAAAAGTGAAACACGAGAAGTAGAAGAATTTTTTGCAAAAGGACAAAAAGGATCGTCCGCAATGCCACATAAACGAAATCCAATCGGCTCTGAAAATATGACAGGTTTGGCTAGAGTTCTAAGAGGACACGTCATGACCGCTTACGAAAATATCGCGCTATGGCATGAACGAGACATTTCTCATTCCTCGGCAGAACGTGTCATTTTACCAGATGCGACGATTGCGCTGAATTATATGCTTAACCGATTCGGCAATATCGTGAAAAACTTAACGGTGTTCCCTGAGAACATGAAGCGGAATATGACGCGGACATATGGTCTGATTTATTCTCAGCGTGTCCTGTTATCTCTTATTGATAAAGGGATGGCAAGGGAAACAGCTTATGACCTCGTCCAGCCTAAAGCGATGGAAGCGTGGGAAAAAGGGATCCAATTTCGCCAGCTAGTGGAGGAGGATGAGCACATTACAAGCCAGCTTTCTTCAGAGGAGCTTGATGATTGTTTTGATTATAAACACCACCTAAAGCATGTGGACACGATTTTTGAACGTCTTGGCTTAACGAATTAA
- the purS gene encoding phosphoribosylformylglycinamidine synthase subunit PurS, whose product MTYDVKVYVTLKEGVLDPQGSAVKNSLHHLGFDGVSDVRIGKVMTLRLEATEDTLHDHVKQMCDKLLANPVIEDYTYEAEEVVSS is encoded by the coding sequence ATGACATACGATGTGAAGGTTTACGTGACGTTAAAAGAAGGGGTTCTAGATCCTCAAGGATCAGCCGTGAAAAATTCGCTCCACCATTTAGGATTTGATGGTGTGAGTGATGTGAGAATTGGAAAAGTGATGACGCTTCGCTTGGAGGCGACAGAAGATACGCTTCATGATCACGTCAAACAAATGTGTGACAAACTTCTCGCTAACCCGGTCATAGAAGACTATACGTATGAGGCAGAGGAGGTCGTCTCTTCATGA
- the purQ gene encoding phosphoribosylformylglycinamidine synthase subunit PurQ, with product MKFVVIVFPGSNCDLDMFHAIKDELGEDVAYVWHDETNLDGFDAILLPGGFSYGDYLRSGAIARFSPIMKAVEEKAAAGVPILGVCNGFQVLLEAGLLPGAMRRNANLSFICKQTRLQITNRTSLFTNSYTETDTITIPVAHGEGNYYCDDDTLASLKANNQIVFTYEEDVNGSVANIAGIMNEQGNVLGMMPHPERAVDALLGSADGLKLFQSIVKHWREQHAITS from the coding sequence ATGAAGTTCGTAGTCATTGTCTTCCCTGGATCTAATTGTGATTTAGACATGTTTCATGCCATAAAGGATGAATTAGGAGAGGACGTCGCGTATGTTTGGCACGATGAAACAAATCTTGACGGCTTTGATGCCATTCTACTTCCAGGCGGCTTCTCGTACGGCGATTACTTGCGTTCAGGGGCGATTGCTCGGTTTTCACCAATCATGAAAGCAGTAGAAGAAAAAGCAGCAGCAGGGGTGCCTATACTAGGGGTATGTAACGGCTTCCAAGTCCTCCTTGAAGCAGGTCTGCTTCCTGGTGCTATGCGTCGGAATGCTAACTTATCCTTTATTTGTAAGCAAACGCGCCTGCAAATCACGAATCGAACGTCACTCTTTACAAATAGTTATACCGAGACAGATACGATTACGATTCCAGTCGCTCACGGGGAAGGCAACTACTACTGTGATGACGATACGTTGGCCTCACTGAAAGCCAATAACCAAATTGTTTTCACTTATGAAGAAGATGTGAACGGTTCTGTGGCTAATATCGCAGGCATCATGAATGAACAGGGAAATGTACTAGGGATGATGCCACATCCTGAACGGGCTGTTGATGCGCTATTAGGTTCAGCAGACGGGTTAAAGCTTTTTCAATCGATTGTCAAGCATTGGAGGGAACAGCATGCCATTACGTCATGA
- a CDS encoding ABC transporter ATP-binding protein: MEALNVEIKQAGYSENTIIIHDIHFKVNPGELVGLIGPNGAGKSTIIKSILELLPHVTGTVFRPEKHRYAYIPEHPVYYEELTLWEHIEMAKAINGLEGSDYDKQAEELLALFRLTDEKHHFPTSFSKGMQQKLMIIIAILIKPELYIVDEPFIGLDPKAIKDLLMIFEQERKRGAAILMSTHVLDTAERICDRFLLINHGDMIAQGTLADVRQQSGVDGSLLDCFYELMEITS, from the coding sequence ATGGAAGCATTAAATGTGGAAATAAAACAAGCAGGTTATAGTGAGAACACTATCATCATTCACGATATTCATTTCAAGGTTAACCCAGGTGAGCTCGTTGGGCTTATAGGACCTAATGGGGCTGGTAAGAGTACCATTATTAAATCGATTCTTGAATTACTCCCTCATGTCACTGGCACCGTTTTCCGTCCTGAAAAACATCGCTATGCTTACATTCCTGAACACCCGGTCTATTATGAAGAATTAACACTATGGGAACATATCGAAATGGCTAAAGCGATAAACGGACTTGAGGGGAGTGATTATGACAAACAAGCTGAAGAGCTCCTTGCCCTTTTTCGGCTTACAGATGAAAAACATCACTTTCCTACATCGTTTTCTAAAGGCATGCAACAAAAACTTATGATCATTATTGCTATTTTAATTAAGCCAGAATTATATATCGTTGATGAGCCGTTTATCGGACTTGACCCTAAGGCGATTAAAGATTTATTAATGATCTTTGAGCAGGAGCGAAAACGAGGGGCCGCCATTCTTATGTCCACCCATGTCCTTGATACAGCCGAGCGAATTTGTGATCGATTTCTTCTTATTAATCATGGAGACATGATCGCACAAGGCACACTTGCAGATGTCCGCCAGCAAAGTGGTGTGGACGGTTCACTGTTAGACTGCTTCTATGAATTAATGGAGATAACGTCATGA
- the purF gene encoding amidophosphoribosyltransferase — protein MLPEIKGLNEECGVFGVWGHEDASHITYYGLHSLQHRGQEGAGIVVTDRNKLKIHKGMGLVNDVFNEDILNNMQGTGAIGHVRYTTAGGSDFINCQPLQFNSQTGSLAIAHNGNLVNATALKRQLEYQGSIFQTTSDTEVIAHLIKRSGYPDIRDSVKNALTMVKGAYALAILVEDFMMVALDPNGLRPLSIGKLGDGYVVSSETCAFDIVGATFLREVQPGELILINDEGLHIETFSPSTKRTICSMEYVYFARPDSNVEEINVHAARKNLGKQLAIEAGIDADVVTGVPDSSISAAIGFAEESGIPYELGLIKNRYVGRTFIQPSQSLREQGVKMKLSAVRGVVEGKRVVMIDDSIVRGTTARRIVKLLREAGAKEVHVRISSPPIINPCYYGIDTSTKGELIAAEKSIEDIREEMGADSLAYLSVDGLMSGIGRPDTMENCGQCLACFTGTYPTEIYPATDHPYDKVLGGK, from the coding sequence ATGCTACCTGAAATAAAAGGATTAAACGAAGAGTGCGGGGTATTCGGTGTATGGGGTCATGAAGACGCTTCTCATATTACGTATTATGGGTTGCATAGTTTGCAGCACCGTGGACAAGAAGGAGCAGGAATTGTCGTCACGGACCGCAACAAACTGAAGATCCATAAAGGAATGGGACTCGTAAACGACGTTTTTAATGAGGATATTCTCAACAATATGCAAGGAACGGGTGCCATTGGCCACGTGCGATATACGACAGCAGGCGGCAGTGACTTTATTAACTGCCAGCCGCTGCAGTTCAATTCTCAAACAGGAAGCTTGGCCATTGCTCATAATGGGAATCTCGTCAACGCCACGGCGTTAAAGCGGCAGTTAGAGTATCAAGGCAGTATATTTCAAACGACATCAGATACAGAAGTTATTGCCCATTTAATTAAACGAAGCGGCTATCCAGATATCCGTGATTCTGTGAAAAATGCGTTAACGATGGTTAAGGGGGCCTATGCCCTTGCCATTCTTGTGGAAGACTTTATGATGGTAGCGCTCGACCCGAACGGACTGCGCCCATTATCCATTGGGAAGCTGGGAGATGGCTATGTCGTCTCGTCTGAAACGTGTGCCTTCGATATTGTCGGTGCCACATTTTTAAGAGAAGTACAGCCAGGTGAATTGATCTTAATCAATGATGAAGGTCTGCACATTGAAACATTCTCACCCTCAACGAAGCGTACAATTTGTTCCATGGAATATGTGTACTTTGCACGTCCTGACAGTAATGTGGAAGAGATTAACGTGCATGCTGCTCGGAAAAATCTTGGCAAACAGTTAGCCATAGAAGCAGGTATTGATGCGGATGTGGTCACAGGGGTCCCAGACTCAAGCATCTCGGCCGCCATCGGTTTCGCAGAAGAGTCGGGGATTCCGTATGAGCTCGGTCTCATAAAAAACCGTTACGTGGGTCGGACCTTTATCCAGCCTTCACAATCGTTGCGGGAGCAGGGTGTGAAAATGAAGCTTTCCGCTGTTCGAGGTGTCGTTGAAGGAAAGCGCGTCGTCATGATCGATGACTCGATCGTTCGTGGGACGACTGCAAGGAGAATCGTGAAACTTTTAAGAGAAGCTGGTGCGAAGGAAGTTCATGTCCGCATCAGTTCACCGCCGATCATTAACCCTTGTTACTATGGGATCGATACGTCCACTAAAGGGGAATTAATTGCTGCTGAAAAATCAATTGAAGACATTCGTGAAGAAATGGGTGCTGATTCATTAGCTTATTTAAGTGTTGATGGTTTAATGAGTGGGATCGGCCGCCCTGACACGATGGAAAATTGCGGACAATGTCTCGCCTGTTTCACAGGCACGTATCCGACAGAGATTTATCCAGCGACAGACCATCCATACGATAAAGTGTTAGGGGGAAAATAA
- the purK gene encoding 5-(carboxyamino)imidazole ribonucleotide synthase has protein sequence MMSEWIAPGKTIGILGGGQLGRMMALSAKEMGYRIVVLEPTPDSPCGQVADHHVKAAYNDLKGAEKLAQLCDVLTYEFENIDSETATWLEQQMYLPQGSDLLAITQDRSREKQAIRSFHVPVVPYQEVVTANDLQKAVELLGLPAVLKTTRGGYDGKGQYVIKTIEELPHAWNDLKGKGPFVLEAWIPFQKEISVIVTRNANGETATFPVAENSHVNNILHQSIVPARISPAVHEKAVKLATHLAESFNLIGTLAVEMFVTADDDIYVNELAPRPHNSGHYTMNACETSQFAQHIRAVCGWSLGRTDLLKPAVMVNILGEHMSEVMANLDKLPQGHLHLYGKAEARTGRKMGHITFLTDDVEATLKAIHDTNIWRINHKH, from the coding sequence ATGATGAGCGAATGGATTGCACCAGGGAAGACAATCGGTATTCTTGGCGGGGGCCAGCTTGGTCGTATGATGGCCTTGTCTGCAAAAGAGATGGGGTATAGGATTGTGGTGCTGGAGCCAACTCCCGATTCCCCATGTGGTCAAGTCGCAGACCATCACGTGAAAGCAGCTTATAATGATTTAAAAGGTGCAGAGAAATTGGCGCAATTATGTGACGTCTTGACGTATGAGTTTGAAAATATTGATTCAGAAACGGCCACATGGTTAGAACAACAAATGTATTTGCCACAAGGCAGTGACCTGTTAGCCATTACACAAGATCGTAGCCGTGAGAAGCAAGCGATTCGCTCGTTTCATGTCCCTGTCGTCCCTTATCAAGAAGTGGTCACAGCTAACGATTTGCAGAAGGCTGTAGAACTGTTAGGCTTACCAGCTGTATTGAAGACGACGCGCGGTGGTTACGATGGCAAAGGTCAATATGTCATAAAAACGATAGAGGAATTACCACATGCGTGGAATGACTTAAAAGGAAAAGGGCCGTTCGTGTTAGAAGCGTGGATTCCTTTCCAAAAAGAGATATCCGTTATCGTGACTCGCAATGCAAACGGGGAAACAGCCACGTTCCCAGTAGCTGAGAATAGTCACGTTAATAATATTCTTCACCAATCGATCGTGCCGGCAAGAATATCACCTGCCGTACATGAGAAAGCAGTCAAACTAGCGACACATCTGGCGGAATCATTTAATCTTATCGGCACGCTAGCGGTAGAAATGTTCGTCACAGCTGACGACGATATTTATGTAAACGAGTTGGCACCACGGCCTCATAACTCTGGACATTACACGATGAACGCCTGTGAGACATCGCAATTTGCTCAGCACATTCGAGCGGTATGCGGTTGGTCGCTTGGTAGAACCGATTTACTTAAACCTGCTGTCATGGTTAACATATTAGGTGAGCATATGTCAGAGGTCATGGCTAATTTAGATAAACTGCCACAAGGTCACCTACACCTTTACGGAAAAGCAGAAGCCCGCACAGGTCGTAAAATGGGGCATATTACCTTTTTGACAGATGATGTGGAAGCAACACTCAAGGCAATTCATGACACTAACATTTGGAGAATAAACCATAAACATTAG
- the purC gene encoding phosphoribosylaminoimidazolesuccinocarboxamide synthase, which translates to MEKKACLYEGKAKQIYKTDKDDVLWISYKDDATAFNGEKKETLRGKGRLNNEISSLIFSQLARQGVKSHFIERLSETEQLVRKVSIIPVEVVVRNVAAGSLVKRLGFSRGQQFSEPIVEFYYKDDELGDPLMNDAHIKAMGLATDEDVQLMTEKALAVNDHLIAMFDKIGVQLIDFKLEFGKDSAGQVLLADEISPDTCRLWDKQTGESFDKDLFRFQQGDLQEGYETILTRLGGQA; encoded by the coding sequence GTGGAAAAAAAAGCGTGTTTGTATGAAGGGAAAGCGAAACAGATTTATAAGACGGATAAAGACGATGTGTTATGGATCAGTTATAAGGATGACGCCACAGCTTTTAACGGAGAAAAAAAAGAGACACTTCGGGGCAAAGGGCGTCTCAATAACGAAATTAGTTCACTGATTTTTTCCCAATTGGCTCGTCAAGGAGTGAAAAGTCACTTCATTGAAAGGCTCTCTGAAACGGAACAGCTCGTGCGAAAAGTCTCCATTATTCCAGTGGAAGTGGTCGTTCGTAATGTGGCTGCGGGAAGTTTAGTGAAACGTCTCGGTTTTTCACGGGGCCAGCAATTTAGTGAACCGATTGTAGAATTTTATTACAAAGATGATGAGCTAGGGGACCCTCTTATGAATGACGCTCATATTAAAGCGATGGGTTTGGCGACAGATGAGGACGTTCAGCTCATGACAGAAAAAGCATTGGCGGTAAATGATCACTTAATCGCCATGTTCGATAAGATCGGCGTGCAACTGATCGATTTTAAATTAGAATTTGGCAAAGATTCAGCAGGTCAGGTTCTCCTCGCTGATGAGATCTCTCCAGACACATGCCGTCTCTGGGATAAACAAACAGGTGAATCATTTGATAAAGATTTATTTCGCTTTCAACAAGGGGATTTACAAGAAGGCTATGAAACGATTTTGACGAGACTAGGAGGACAAGCATAA
- a CDS encoding ABC transporter permease: MNMMVKRVKSEWAYHYSVWKSAVDWVIWLYIFIPALSVAGYQYYLLWTGTADWPNHYPLTFTWFIFFIISLKGTTRLFIRDGDVLFLRQHPSCLRAIMKGGIIYSFIVNTLLIVIVAGLFLPLWLIYDDVSYENIASFLLFVIAFRMIYHLAKQWVSLTYSGWPLFFVNMLLTIISLAIFNGALFSSSIIRLVIILFLIMSLYVLVKWRLNATWHFFDDCVREQGEKLKLSAIFIAVQGYKMPKRFKNHKKPHILFPDSDPIYSARTADNVLSESVIKYSVRNKSKLFTVFQLTVVFMIAVVLAPFWIKWLLLPICTFALIHFIRTAWTDLTSHSFFKLYRFKKTTQTDLAIKRAIAWISLPSCFLIGFITGWAAFSPLIGLIVALITVTLTYVFLIKELLV, from the coding sequence ATGAACATGATGGTTAAGCGAGTAAAAAGTGAGTGGGCCTATCATTATTCCGTCTGGAAATCGGCAGTGGATTGGGTCATTTGGCTGTATATCTTCATTCCTGCCCTTAGTGTCGCTGGCTATCAATACTATTTATTATGGACCGGCACGGCTGATTGGCCAAACCATTATCCACTTACGTTTACATGGTTTATTTTCTTTATTATCAGTTTAAAAGGAACAACACGGCTTTTTATCCGTGATGGTGATGTGCTTTTTTTACGTCAGCACCCGTCCTGTCTTCGGGCAATTATGAAGGGAGGTATCATTTACTCCTTTATTGTAAACACACTACTTATTGTCATCGTTGCAGGTCTTTTTCTACCTTTATGGCTTATTTATGATGATGTGTCATATGAAAATATCGCCTCGTTTCTTCTCTTTGTCATCGCATTTCGTATGATCTACCACCTTGCAAAACAATGGGTGTCTTTAACATATAGCGGTTGGCCATTGTTTTTCGTTAATATGCTCCTGACGATCATCAGTTTAGCTATATTTAATGGGGCGTTGTTTTCTAGTTCAATCATCAGGCTCGTTATTATCCTCTTTCTTATCATGAGTCTCTATGTCCTTGTTAAATGGCGATTAAATGCCACATGGCACTTTTTTGACGATTGTGTGAGGGAGCAAGGTGAAAAATTAAAGCTGTCTGCTATCTTTATTGCCGTTCAAGGCTATAAAATGCCAAAGCGGTTTAAAAATCACAAAAAGCCTCACATTTTATTCCCTGATTCAGACCCCATTTATTCTGCTCGCACAGCAGACAATGTGTTGAGCGAATCAGTGATTAAATATAGTGTGAGAAACAAATCAAAGTTATTTACAGTGTTCCAGTTAACAGTAGTCTTTATGATCGCGGTGGTGTTAGCTCCGTTCTGGATTAAATGGTTGTTACTACCTATATGTACTTTTGCTCTCATCCACTTTATTCGGACAGCTTGGACCGATTTAACATCCCATTCATTTTTCAAACTCTATCGGTTTAAGAAAACCACTCAAACAGACTTAGCCATCAAACGGGCAATCGCTTGGATAAGCTTGCCATCGTGTTTTCTTATCGGCTTTATAACTGGATGGGCGGCATTTTCTCCGTTAATTGGCCTCATCGTCGCTCTCATTACGGTGACACTTACTTATGTCTTTTTAATAAAGGAATTATTAGTGTAA